The Silene latifolia isolate original U9 population chromosome Y, ASM4854445v1, whole genome shotgun sequence sequence AAGGTTATACAATTGCCAGAGTCCAAGCGCCCTGAGCAAGCAAACAAGACAAACGAACCCAACTATTGTCGTTATCACAGGCTGGTGAGTCACCTTATTGAAAAGGGTATATCACTCAAGGAGAAGATCATGCAGCTCTCCAAGGAAGGAAAGACCATTCTTGACTTGGATGACACAGTAACCACAAATCAAACTACTGTAGTATTGGAGCAACCTGACGAGCCAATTATACGACAAAGACAGTGTGTCTATATGTTGCCGTTCGGGAGTTTTGATCCTATGGCATTACGGATCCAAGGGTCATTGTCGTCACTACCTCCAATGCCATTGGAAGAAAGACTACCTCTTCCGGataagaatgaggaaaagaagcatgaagatgacgatgaaggttAGACTTTGGTCACGCGCAAGAAGTCAAAGAAACAAATAAGGCAGATAGCGCAACCTGTTCATCGTCgaagaaaacaatcaaagaagacGAAACCTCGCAAGACGAAGGGAAAGAGAAAGTCCAAAACAGTGGTCAAACCACATGTCTTGCCTATCGATATACTTGAGAAAGAACCACCAAGTCCCGTCACCTTAAAAGCCTTCTTCCCACAAGACTTCTTAAACAAGGTTACCGTGTGCACCGTCTCAGCTATGGAAGGTGGTGATGATAAAAAGAAGATAGAGGAAGGACGCCCAGATGATGCGGTATTGCCACAACAGTTGCATTATGAAAAGGAGAACGAAACAGTGGCTGCTCTTGACGCCCTTCCTACAAACATGGGATGGAAGCAAATCTTTCATCTACCTAAAGAGATTCGTCAGCTGATAATTCAAGGACTTGAGAAGCCTGAGTTGTATGTGggcaagatgaaagaaaaaattaAGCCTCTTGAGCAATCAACTGGATGTGTCTCCTGCAACGCAGCCTTgagtttttcagatgaggatttacttCTTGGATCCAAACCTCACAACAGGCCACTTTATGTGTCCGGGTACATCCGGGGGCAAAAGGTCAAGCGCATCTTAATAGATGAAGGCTCAGGAGTCAATCTCATGCCAAAAGCCACTATGAACGAATTAGGGATCACGATGGATGAACTCTCCAGTAGTCGAACAatgattcatggtttcaacttgaatgggGAGCGTGTGGTTGGCATGATCCGTGTAAACCTTACCATGGGTGATCTTTCTTCCGACACATTGTTCCATGTCATGGATGGCAAGACatcattcaaactattgctgggacgaccttggaagcacgagaatggagttgtcgcctcaaccctccatcaatgcTTGAAATATTATCGTGGTGGCGAAAGGAAAATAGACGGAGACGCCAACCCTTTCTCTATGGTCGACTCTTTCTTCGCTGATGCAAAATTCTTTGAAGAGAATGGTACTTCCAGTGAGttcatgccaaccaccatctcttcaaCAGGAAAAGGAGGTAAGCGGGAAAAGAACATCATCAAAGAAGATGAAGCTGCAAGTCCTGCTAAATAAAATGATGTTAAGAAAGAGGTAGACAAGACCAGCAAAACAACTACTCCTGTTGCATCACCCAAGAAGCAAGAGACGACGCAGGAAACTACACCACCAGTACTACGCTACATCCCGAAGTCTCGCCGCAAAGATGGGGAGAGTCCTTTTGCAGAGTGTCTAACACCAAAGATAGAGCCTAAGGATAAAAAGTCAAGTCTGGTGTATAAGCAGGAATGGGTGGCCAAAGTCGTTACACCTctaccaagttcatctcaaaCGAAAATTGTGAGACCTCCTCCGAATGGTTTCGTCTGTTCATCCAGTCAATCATCAAGTGAGGAAAACAAAGGGATAtttgattccaatgcttacaagctaCTTGCGAAGGCTGGATATGACTTTACAAATCCGACTCCTCTCGGCAAAGTTATGGAAGTTGAGACGTACGGTCTTAACAAAGCACAACATGAAGTGTTCAAGCAAGATGGGAGCTTCATGGTGACCAGGGTCGGGCTCGGATATGAGTCTCTTACGCCTGTGAAGATTGGTGCTCGTAGAAAAGGGGCTACTGCATCTTCTCATCACATCACAGTAGAAGAGGTCGAAGAAAATGAAGGAGAGCAAAAGATGCATCCATCTTCAGTCTTCGATCGAATAAGTCCACCTGCAGAGAAGTGTCGCCCTTCTATATTCACAAGGTTAGGGAGACAAAGTGCTTCAACCAAACACATTTCTGTATTTGCTAGGCTTGGCAATCAAGGAGAAAGTAAAGTCAAAGTGTCAACACCTTCGTTGTGCATAAACAAGAAGGGCGCAATACATGAACGCTTGGGCGGTCCATCAAAAATAGTCTTCAGTCGACTAGGGGCTCCCAAGAAGAATAGTAGtaagggtcgtcctctctcaacTTCTCCAACACAAAGTGAAGAAGAAGTAAGAGTAAGCGATGACTTGAGAAGCGCAATACCATCTCGCATGAAGCGTATTCAAGTAGTGGATATCATCCAACATGAGCCACTCAAAGCAAGGAGGCGCGTACTAGTTCTTACTGGTCAGCAAAACTATGCCGAAGAGCTTGTGTCTTCATCTTCACGTCCCTGTGATACAAAACTATACCTGACGAGAACGAAGAAGTTGAGGCGGACGAGGCCCCTGAAACACTTGAAGACGGGGGCAATCGACTGTAGATGAACTCAACGAACTCAACTTGGGAACTATTGAAGATCCTCGGCCCATTTATGTCAGTGCTCTGCtgactaaggaagaagaagaggagtactACAAGTTGTTTGTCAAGTACAAGGATGTCTTCGCTTGGAGCTATAAGGAGATGCCTGGACTCAGTCCAAAAATTGCAGTTCATCGTCTAGCAATCAAGAAAGGCACCAGTCCCAAAAAGCAACCTCAACGTCGTTTCAGGCCGGAGCTTGTACCTGAAATTGAAAAGGAAGTCAATAAAATCATTGAAGCAGGTTTCATTCGAGAAGTCAAATATTCTACCTGGATAGCAAACATTGTCCCAGTCAGAAAGAAGAATGGACAACTGCGCATATGTGTCGACTTTAGAGACCTTAATGATGCATGcccgaaggatgacttccctttgccagttacagagttgatgattgacgcaaccacttgtcatgaagccctctcattcatggattgtactgctggttacaatcaaatacatATGGCACCTGAAGATAAGGAAGCAACAGGTTTTCGAACCCCAAAAGGAATTttctgctacacagtcatgccgtttggattgaagaatgCTGGCGCTACGTACCAACGCGCAATGCAAAAGATCTTTGATGACTTGCTGCATAAAACAATAGAGTGTTATGTTGATGACGTGgttgtcaaatcaaagaaaagagaagaccatatcaaagaccctcgaaccgtctttgaaagacttagaaaatgtcaactcaagatgaatccactCAAGTGCGCATTTGGAGTCACATCTGGGAAGTTCTTAGGTTTTGTGGTCAGGCatagaggcattgaaattgaccaaacaaaaatcaaagctatCAACGAAATGCCGGAACCAAAGACATTGAAAGACTTGCGCGGATTGCAAGGACGTTTGGCATACATCCGAAGGTTCATCTCTAACTTAGCCGGGCGTTGCCAGCCGTTTAGccatctcatgaaaaaggatgctccatttcaatgggatgaaaaatgcaaaaatgcttttGATAGCATCAAGAAGTACTTGGCCAGCGCGCCAGTGCTGGGGGCACCAATTCCAGGAAGGCCACTTGTCCTCTACATTGCAGCACAAGAACTCTCACTGGGGGCAATGTgtgctcaagaaattgaagaccgcaaggagagagcactctcgtaccttggttggagctgagttgaattacgcgcccatagagaagatatgtcttgctttggtgttcgccatccagaagttgaggcactacatgcaggcgcataccatacatgtggtctcaaaagctgatccaatcaagtacatactctcaagACCAGTCTTGTCTGGAAGACTTGCGAAATGGGCAATGTTGCTTAAGCAGTATGACTTGGTGTTCATGCCTCAAAAGGCTGTGAAAGGTCAAGCTATCGCCGACTTCTTTGCTGATCATCCAGTGCCAGCAGAGTGGAAAATTTCAGATGACCTCCAAGGAGAAGAAATTTTCTATGTGGACGTCCTACCTCCATGGCAAATGTACTTTGACGATGCTGCAAGGCAAGATGGAGCTGGAGCTGGAGTTGTAttcgtaactccacaaaatcatcttATGCCATATGCCTTTACACTCACTCAGTTGTGTACAAAAAATATGGCAGAATACCAAGCTCTCAAACTCGGTCTTCAAATGGCGATCGAAATAGGTGTCAGGGATATGGACATATATGGAGACTCAAAGCTGGTGGTCAACCAAGTCCTTGGTGAATATGAAGTGAAAAAAGAAGACTTGATTCCCTACCATCAACAGCATTACAATCTCTTTGAATCAACTTGACGACATCTATGTTGGTCATGTGCcaaggagtgccaataagttggctGACGCGCTTGCTAATCTTGCAGCCACTTTGGCACTGGGTGCAGAAGAGTCTATGAAAGTCCCAGTCTGCAATGGTTGGGTAGTATCAACGCTTGAAGGAGAAGAAAATGTAGACACAACCAACATGATATGCGTCTACACAGTTGATGAAGATGACTGGCGTCAACCTATCATTGATTTTTTGGACCACCAAAAACTACCCGATGATCCCAGACAAAAGGTAGAAATACGTCGACGTGCTCCAAAGTTCATTCACTATAAAGGGACACTCTACAGACGTTCTTTCTCAGGCCAATGGTTGAGGTGTCTAAGCAAGGACGAAGCTACTGAAGCAATGCATGAAGCTCATTCTGGCATTTATGGTGCTCATCAATCTGGGCCTAAACTTCATGATCGTGTAAAGAGAATGGGGTATTACTGGCCAACCATGGTGCAAGATTGTATGGACTTTGCGAAAAAATGTGAACCCTGTCAGTTCTACGCAAACTTCATACACCAACCGCCGGAGCCGTTGCATCCTACTGTTtcttcatggccctttgaagcttggggacttgaTGTTGTGGGATCTCTTACTCCAAAGGCCTCAAATGGACACGAGTATATCCTCGCTGCCACTGACTATTTCTCAAAATGGGCAGAAGCCATCACACTACGGGAAGTGAATAAAGAAAATGTTGTGGACTTCATTAGAACCCaaatcatctacagatatggtgTACCTAAACGTATCACAACTGACAATGGGAAATAATTTTTCAACCATCTGATAACAAGTCTGggagaaaaattcaagttcaaacaatacaagtcatccatgtacaatgcctctgcaaatggtttggctgaagcatttaataaaactctttgcaacttgttgagaaaagttgtagcaaagtcaaagcgagattggcatgaaagaattggtgaggcgttgtgggcatagcgtaccacatacaaaacacctactcaGGCAACCCCGTACGCGTTGGTGTATGAAGTGGAGGCCGTGCTGCCTTTGGAGTTGCAGATCCCTTCCTTACGCATTGCTATTCAGGAGGGACTCACAgatgatgagaatgacaaattaCGATTAGCAGAGTTGGAAGCTCTCGATGAAAAGAGATTAGAGGCTCAACAAAAGCTCCAGTGCTATCAAGCAAGGTTGTCacgcgcattcaacaaaaaggtgcgcCCTCGTTCTTTTCAAGTATGAGACCTCGTCCTTGCAGTACGAAGACCAATCATCACCTCTCACAAGCCAGTTGGCAAATTCACCTCTAAGTGGGATGATCCATACGTGGTACAGGAGGTCTATACAAATGATGCTTACAAAATCGTGGATGAAGACGGCGTTCGGGTAGGCCcaatcaatgggaagtttttgaagcgttactattcttaaatcccaacagtgaaggctcctaagcaagagcgtaaactgcaagtccaagctcctaagcaagaggttaaactgtatacaaacaaaaaaaacaaacaaacaaacaaacaaaaatctccaaaaaaaaaaaaaaatactcctttcttcctttatgaactacgtcggcttgatcttgtgAAATACACTTTGTGCTTCACAAGTACGTAGGCAACTTGGGTGAACATGtagctcaagtgcagccacacctcCAAAAAATAATCCCTCTcttgaactacgttggcttgatcttgTAAGTTGTCATCTTGGTAGCTTTGCAAGTACGTAGGCAGTTTGAGCAAACACTTTGTTCAAGTACAACCACACCCAAAAAAAATTACATCAAAATAATTACTCCTGGCCCGCAAGAGTTTAAACTGTGAACGGCTAAATAAATAGTATTGTAAGTATTTGTttgtataaataaatataatggaATATAACACGCTGAAAGGGTGTTATTGCACATAAAcgattaagacaaacaaacatcTTAGAAGCATTTGGTCCATTAGGCTACAAAAAAAAGGATGAAATCTAGatctaaaaagaaaaaaaaaatctgagtGCCTATGGATCAACATCCAGAGAAGCCCGCATCTCTTCCAATTCAACTCTTCGCTCTTGAAGTAAGGCTTCCTCTTCAGGACTCAAAATAAGGAAATCGTCAAACTCGGTTAATTGTCTCTCCAACTTTTGAAGATCATCTTGCAATGAGATTAAAGATATATCCCCAGTTTCTAAATTGCTTTGCAATGTCTTTTCCTTCTCTCGTGCTTGCTTGAGTTTAGCTTCAAGATCGTTTATTTCTTCCAGAGTAACAGAAAGTTCCACAGCTTGCTCTCTATGCTTTTCTTGCGCCTTATCATGAAGAGATTTGGTATCCTCAATCTTTTGATGCCACTCCAGCCTTTTGTCCTCTAGCAATGCAGGATGATGACACTTTGCTGCCTGTTTCTCTAGTGCAAGGTAAGCATGGATCGCACCCACATAAGAATCCACTCGCGCCTGTAGTGAAGTACAGTCACCTTTGAGTTGTCGAATGCGCTCATAACACACATTAGCCTTCATTGCCACTTCCCCTACATTAGAGAAACTTGCATTTTTTAATTCTCCCAAGACCTACAAGCGGATCGCGTCTAGTGCCCTGTCAAAAATCCCCTTAAGTGAAGGAGGTGGGCGAAATGAGGCCTTGGAGCACGTAGGGAGTGTGGTAGGTTTAAATGGTATTGTTAGAGGCTTAAACTTCTGCCTTCGATCGTCAGGTTTGCAAAGAGGAGATACATGAGTTGAGGCTGGACTATCCACGGCAGTCTGACTACCATTGGCAAACGAACTGTCAGTCTGGCTCCCCTGAGATGCTAGACCAGAAGAGTATCTTACGGGTATTGATTTATTAAGAATCATAAGCCCCTTCCCTTTTCCAGGCTTCATCTTTGGTGGACGATGCGGAAGACGATATTCCGGAGCAAGGGAGACTGTCTCCAAGGCACGTTCATCTtcttggaaaaaaaaaaattgatgatcAAGTagggaaataaataaataaacaacgataatcacaaaagaagagaagctgacCAGTGTCTAGGAAGGCATTCTTGATGCACTCGACACCCCCTCAAAAATCTGGGCGTCTAGTCTAACATCATCTGCATCCAAGACAGACACTTTTCTCTTGCCACGACGATCATGTTTAGGGTCAATCTCAGAATCTGAATCACTGTGGTGTTTGTTCTCAATATGGCCTTTCGCTTTAGGGACAACAACTTTGGATTTCGGGGGCACTGCTTGCTCTCGAGACTGATTTCTAGTATCCCCATGATGATCACGCTTTTTAGTCTTGTGGTCACTTCCGGTACTATGCACAAGAATGTCAACTTTCTTTCTTAGATCCTTCGGGTAAAGTTCCTTCCACCATTTAGTAAAACCAAGGGTGACATTCTCATCCCATCTGAACGAAGGACTGGGAAGGTAAACGCGAGACATGCTACCTGTAAACAAAAACACTTGCCAATATTTAAGTGCCTCGAAGCATGTGACGTCAGGTTTGTCTGAACCACGATTCAATACGCCGGGAATGTCTTGACAAAAGCCAAATTGTCTACTAAACCGATGGGGATTATAAGGTTCAAGGTGAAACCCATTACTCAGACGCAAACACAAATAGGAGGAACGAAGGGATGCACGATAGTCGAGCCCCAGGGCATCAAGATCACCATTGTCTAACAAGACATCTACTTTGTGTTTATTTAACATAAAACGCTTTGTATCAAATTTTCTTCCCTCATGCATGAGTTTTCGAGCTTCTTCGGGTTTTGCATTCCTCGCTCCAACGGGACCTGAATACTTAGTCATATGGGGACCTGTCGGTGATGGATTTATCGCATGATAAGTGTCAAAGTAATTTGCAATCCACCCGTATAAGTAATGTGTCGGGAAGAATGACCTGGAGTATCCGGGGTTCATAGACGTGGCTAACCCATTCAAACCTTTGTAAATGCTAGCTAATACAGTAATCGCCAGGCTAAAAACTCGACCTTCTTCCATCATACTTGCAATCTCGAAGGTAGCTGGTCTAATTAATCTGTCGCTATCTTCCGGCAAAACAAATATGCAAAGCCAGCATGATAAATGCGCGGGTAAAT is a genomic window containing:
- the LOC141629114 gene encoding uncharacterized protein LOC141629114, with translation MEGGDDKKKIEEGRPDDAVLPQQLHYEKENETVAALDALPTNMGWKQIFHLPKEIRQLIIQGLEKPELYVGKMKEKIKPLEQSTGCVSCNAALSFSDEDLLLGSKPHNRPLYVSGYIRGQKVKRILIDEGSGVNLMPKATMNELGITMDELSSSRTMIHGFNLNGERVVGMIRVNLTMGDLSSDTLFHVMDVSSCQPPSLQQEKEKEVDKTSKTTTPVASPKKQETTQETTPPVLRYIPKSRRKDGESPFAECLTPKIEPKDKKSSLVYKQEWVAKVVTPLPSSSQTKIVRPPPNGFVCSSSQSSSEENKGIFDSNAYKLLAKAGYDFTNPTPLGKVMEVETYGLNKAQHEVFKQDGSFMVTRVGLGYESLTPVKIGARRKGATASSHHITVEEVEENEGEQKMHPSSVFDRISPPAEKCRPSIFTRLGRQSASTKHISVFARLGNQGESKVKVSTPSLCINKKGAIHERLGGPSKIVFSRLGAPKKNSSKGRPLSTSPTQSEEEVRVSDDLRSAIPSRMKRIQVVDIIQHEPLKARRRVLVLTGQQNYAEELVSSSSRPYPRPIYVSALLTKEEEEEYYKLFVKYKDVFAWSYKEMPGLSPKIAVHRLAIKKGTSPKKQPQRRFRPELVPEIEKEVNKIIEAGFIREVKYSTWIANIVPVRKKNGQLRICVDFRDLNDACPKDDFPLPIRKQQVFEPQKEFSATQSCRLD
- the LOC141629115 gene encoding uncharacterized protein LOC141629115, translated to MLLKQYDLVFMPQKAVKGQAIADFFADHPVPAEWKISDDLQGEEIFYVDVLPPWQMYFDDAARQDGAGAGVVFVTPQNHLMPYAFTLTQLCTKNMAEYQALKLGLQMAIEIGVRDMDIYGDSKLVVNQVLATLALGAEESMKVPVCNGWVVSTLEGEENVDTTNMICVYTVDEDDWRQPIIDFLDHQKLPDDPRQKVEIRRRAPKFIHYKGTLYRRSFSGQWLRCLSKDEATEAMHEAHSGIYGAHQSGPKLHDRVKRMGYYWPTMVQDCMDFAKKCEPCQFYANFIHQPPEPLHPTVSSWPFEAWGLDVVGSLTPKASNGHEYILAATDYFSKWAEAITLREVNKENVVDFIRTQIIYRYGVPKRITTDNGK
- the LOC141629116 gene encoding uncharacterized protein LOC141629116, with translation MPKYWEWTEDVLARFSDILSTASIRQAVYASLYSYDKDLQIMRAIFEGWCPDTNTFHTVEGEFYISLWDLKKLGGLPIVGEIYDETVSQLSILKSKTEEKNLTVLATCTFLFTAFHYLLKESKDKGEVSAQQWIDFWCKWQVVYPPPVKSRRTTKNPPASTQNPSGEIEPRSSDEWTEEERSLFEKLACNDSRRAKFYLPAHLSCWLCIFVLPEDSDRLIRPATFEIASMMEEGRVFSLAITVLASIYKGLNGLATSMNPGYSRSFFPTHYLYGWIANYFDTYHAINPSPTGPHMTKYSGPVGARNAKPEEARKLMHEGRKFDTKRFMLNKHKVDVLLDNGDLDALGLDYRASLRSSYLCLRLSNGFHLEPYNPHRFSRQFGFCQDIPGVLNRGSDKPDVTCFEALKYWQVFLFTGSMSRVYLPSPSFRWDENVTLGFTKWWKELYPKDLRKKVDILVHSTGSDHKTKKRDHHGDTRNQSREQAVPPKSKVVVPKAKGHIENKHHSDSDSEIDPKHDRRGKRKVSVLDADDVRLDAQIFEGVSSASRMPS